CCCTTAGATACAAGCATACCGGCCATATCCATAGTTTTCCTGGAGGTATTGCTGTGCTGAAATACGCCGGTATCGTGAACAATGCCGGTGTATAAGCATTCCGCCGTAGCCCGGCTGATTTTCTCTTCCCCAAATAAAGAGCAAAGCACCTCGCATGTGGAGCTGGCGTCAGGAACCACCAGATTGTCTTTGCCGTATTTTGTATTTGTAATGTGATGGTCAATTACTAAGCTGTCTTTTGCATTGTCCAGGAAAGGCTTAAAAATTCCCAGCCTGTCCCTGTCCCCGCTGTCCAGACAAATACAAAGATCTGACTTTGTATCTGTCTCTGGCAGCTCACATTTAATTTTATCAAAATCCCTGAGATACTGGAATTTTTCTGACGGATGATCCAGATAAACCTGGGAACTGATATTCGGGTAATGATCCTTTAGAAAACTGTACATACCCAGGCAGGAGCCTGCACAGTCGCCGTCTGGATTTAAATGTCCTAAAATAACTGCCGTCTTTACATTTTCCAGTTTTTCTTTCAGCAGATCCATCATATTCATTCCTCCTGTCTATGATTCTTCTGACTCTTCTCCGTTTTCACGCTCTCCAAGATCCTTTGTCACTTCATCAATCAATCTGGACATATTCACTCCATATTCAATGGACTGATCCAGCACAAAAGTGATCTCCGGAGTATTTCTCAGGTTAATTCGGTGAGCCAGCTCTCTGCGCACATATCCTACCGCGCTTTTCAGCCCCTTCACCGTCTCTTTTGCAGCTTCCTCATCTCCTAAAACACTTACATAAGCTTTGCAGTATTTCAGGTCCGGAGTTACATCCACAGACACTACTGTAGTCATAGGATGAATCCTGGGGTCCTTGATTTCTGTCCTTATAATCTCGCTGAGAGTTCTCTGGACTTCCATATTAGTTCTCGTATTCTTTATACTGTTTTTGCGCATATTGTCCTCTCTCATTCAGGAGAGGCGGGAAGGCCCTCCTAGCGGGGAACCTCCACCATGGTGTATGCTTCTACCATGTCGTCTTCCTGAATGTCATTGAATTTTTCAAATACAAGACCGCACTCGTATCCAGTGTTTACTTCTTTTACGTCATCCTTAAAACGCTTTAAGGAGGCAAGAGCGCCCTCGAAAATCTGCTCTCCGTCTCTTGTAATTCTGCAGGAGCAGCCTCTCTGGAACTTTCCGTCCATAATATAAGCGCCTGCAATTGTTCCTACACCAGAAGCCTTAAATGTCTGGCGGACTACTGCGTGACCGATTACCTTCTCCTCGAATACAGGGTCCAGCATACCCTTCATGGCAGCTTCCACGTCCTCAATTGCCTGATAAATTACACGGTACAGTCTTACGTCTACTTTTTCACGCTCTGCAATAGATTTTGCAGTTACATCCGGCCTTACGTTAAATCCAATAATAATCGCATTGGACGCAGAAGCCAGGGAAACGTCTGATTCATTAATAGCGCCAACGCCGCCATGAATTACCTTTACCATAACTTCCTCGTTAGAAAGCTTGGTAAGACTCTGTTTTACCGCTTCCACAGAGCCCTGTACGTCTGCTTTTACAATAATAGGCAGCTCTTTTACATTGCCTGCCTGAATCTGCGTAAACAGATCGTCCAGAGATAATTTTGATTTTGTCTCCTCCAGAAGCTTATTCTTTCCTTCAGAAATAAATGTTTCTGCAAAATGTCTCGCCTCTTTATCGCTGTCCATAGCCATAAAGATTTCTCCGGCTCCCGGCACATCATTCAGTCCCAGAATTTCTACAGGAGTAGACGGGCCGGCCTCTTTCACTCTCCGTCCCTTATCATCCATCATAGCGCGGACCTTGCCGTAGCAGGAGCCTACTGCAATATTTTCTCCTACGTGAAGAGTTCCCTTCTGTACTAAAATAGTAGCTACAGGGCCTTTTCCCTTATCCAGCTCTGCCTCAATCACAAGACCTCTGGCCTTTCTGTTTGCATTGGCCTTCAGCTCTTTTACCTCTGCAGTAAGCAGAATCATTTCCAAAAGCTCTGTAATTCCCTCTTTTGTATGAGCGGATACAGGCACGAAAATTGTGCTTCCGCCCCAATCCTCAGGAATCAGCTCATACTCAGAAAGCTCCTGTTTTACTCTGTCTACATTGGCGCTTGGCTTATCAATCTTATTTACAGCTACAATGATCTCAACTCCGGCTGCCTTTGCATGGTTAATGGCTTCTACAGTCTGAGGCATAACGCCGTCGTCTGCGGCAACTACTAAAATAGCAATATCTGTAGCCTGGGCGCCTCTCATACGCATAGCAGTAAATGCCTCATGGCCTGGAGTATCCAGGAATGTAATTTCCTGTCCGTTAATCTCCACTACATAAGCGCCGATGTGCTGCGTAATTCCGCCGGCCTCTCTGGCAGTTACATTTGTAGCCCTGATTGCATCCAGAAGAGATGTTTTACCGTGGTCAACGTGACCCATAACGCAGACTACAGGAGGTCTGCTGGTCATAGTATCCTCTGATTCTTCCTCTTCCTTTAAAAGCTCTTCAATAACGTCAACCTTAACCTCTTTTTCGCAAAGCACGTCGTATTCTAATGCGATTTCCTCTGCCTGCTCATAGTCGATTTCCTGGTTTAAGGTAACGATTTTTCCCTGAAGGAACAGCTTCTTTACAATAGCAGAAGGCTGCAGCTTCATTTTTTCAGCCAGCTCCTTAATTGTCAGAATCTCTGGAATTACAATAGATTTAATTGTCTCTTCCACCTTAGTTTCCGCCGGCTTTTGAGGCATCTGGAATGGATGCTTGGATACCTTAGTACCCTTAATTGGCATATCCTCTTCCCTGTCTCTCTTATCAAACTTATCATTTTTGTAATTATTTTTATTCTGTCTTGTACTTTGAGGCTTTGCCTGAATTGGAGTGTCAAAGGAAGAAGATGTCCTTGCCCCTCCGTCCCTTCTGCCTCCCTGAGGACGGTTTCCGTCTCTATTATCTCTGTTAAAGCCTCCCTGCGGGCGGTTTCCGTCTCGGTTATCCCTGTTGTAACCTCCCTGCGGGCGGTTTCCGTCTCGGTTGTCTCTGTTAAAGCCTCCCTGAGGACGGTTTCCGTCTCTATTATCTCTGTTGTAACCTCCCTGCGGGCGGTTTCCGTCTCTATTATCTCTGTTGTAACCTCCCTGGGGACGGTTTCCGTCTCTATTATCTCTGTTAAAGCCTCCCTGGGGACGGTTTCCATCTCGGTTGTCTCTGTTGTAACCTCCCTGAGGACGGTTTCCATCCCGGTTATCTCTGTTGTAACCTCCCTGCGGACGGTTTCCGTCTCTATTATCTCTGTTGTAACCTCCCTGCGGGCGGTTTCCGTCTCTATTATCTCTGTTGTAACCTCCCTGCGGACGGTTTCCGTCTCTATTATCTCTGTTAAAGCCTCCCTGGGGACGGTTTCCATCCCGGTTGTCTCTGTTAAAGCCGCCTTCTCTTCCTGCAGTTCCCTGTGCTTTTACAGGACTTCCCTCTCTCTGCTCTTTGCTTCCATCCCTGCTCTGAGACTGCTGGTTCTGCTGAACAGCGTTCTCCTGGGAGCGGGTTGGCCGCAGACTTCTCATCTGCTGAGAGTTCTGCGGGCGGAATACTGCTGCAATTTTCTTTTTAGGAGCCTCTCCCTCAGCAGGCTTTGCTCCGCCGCCTACTGATTTTTTTACCATGGCGATCTGATCATCACTAATATTTGACATGTGGCTTTTTACATCCACCTGATTATTCTGCAATATTTCTAATATCTCTTTATTTGTCTTTCCCAACTCTTTTGCCAGGTCATTCACTCTCATACTTACTACCTCCGTTCAAATTCAATTTCTTTACCATTGCCTTCGCAAACCCTTGATCCGTTACAGCCAGGGAAGTTCTCATTTCTTTTCCCATGGCCCGACCGAGTTCTTCCTTGTTACCAAAAATGCAGATCGGAACTTCATAGTAAGTACACATATTGGCGAACTTCTTTTTTGTATTATCTGAAGCCTCCCGGGATACAATCACCAAAAAGGCTTTCCCGGTCTTCACCGCTTTTTCTGTAGAAAATTCTCCGCTGGCCGTCCTGCCCGCCTTAGTGGCAAGACCGATGAGATTTAAAATACCTTTATTATTCTCCAAGCTGTCCCATCTCCTTTTCCAGAACTTCATAAACCTCTTTTGGAATGGTCATCTTAAAAGAGCGGTCCAGCCCCCTGTTCTTTACTGCCTTTTTCAGACATTCCACAGAAGGACAAATATATGCGCCTCTGCCGTTTTTTCTTCCGGTGGCGTCTAAGGTAATCTCTCCTTCTGCTGTTTTCAGAACCCGGATCATTTCTTTTTTATTTTTCATCTCGCCGCAGCCAACGCATTGTCTCTGCGGAAACTTTTTTGTACTCACTGTCATTCACATCCCATCCTGACTATTCCTGATATTCTTCCTGGTAATTATCTTCATTGTCACTCTGGTAGTCCTCGTATGCTTCTTCTCCATAGCTTTCTTCGTTTTCTACCTGACCTTCCAGTCCCAGTTCCTCAAATAATCCCAGCTCCCTGGCCTGTGTTTCACTCTTTATATCTATTTTGTATCCTGTCAGCCTTGCCGCAAGTCTTGCGTTCTGGCCTTCTTTTCCAATAGCTAAAGACAGCTGGTAATCCGGCACGATTACCTGGGCCTCTTTCTCATCCTCATCAGCCACAACACAGATTACCTTTGCCGGGCTGAGAGCATTTTCAATTAAATATGCCGGGTTATCGTCCCAGTTAATAATATCTATTTTCTCGCCTCTCAGCTCATTTACAATAGAGTTTACTCTGGCGCCGTTAATACCTACACATGCGCCCACCGGATCTACGTTTTCATCATTTGAGCTGACAGCGATTTTCGTTCTGGACCCTGCCTCTCTTGCAATGGCCCGTATCTCCACAGTGCCGTCCTTCACCTCAGCCACCTCAGATTCAAACAGCCGTTTTACCAGATCCGGATGTGTTCTGGAAACAGAGATTCTAGGGCCCTTAGGAGTATCCTTTACCTCCAGAATATAAAGCTTAATTCTTTCTGTAGGTTTAAAAACTTCTCCCTTTACCTGCTCTGTCTCGTTGAGAATAGCATCTACTCTGCCTAAATTGATGCTGATATTCTTTCCAAGATATCTTTGCACAATGCCTGTTACAACATCCTTTTCCATGTTGTAGTATTCATTGTAAAGAACCTTTCTCTCTTCCTCCCTGATTTTCTGGAGAATGACGTTTTTCGCATTCTGTGTGGCAATTCGTCCAAATTCCTTTGACTTAATAGGAATCTGTACAATATCGCCCAAATCATATTTTGGATCAATCATTTTAGCCTCTGCCAAACTGATCTGCAGCAGATCGTCCTCCACTGTCTCAGACACTTCCTTTTCCGCGTAAACAGAAAAATCGCCTGTAACAGGATTAATATTTACCTTTACATTATCTGCTTTTCCAAAATGGTTCTTGCAGGCTGTTAAAAGAGAATTTTCTATTGCCTCCAGCAAAGTATCCTTGCTGATATTTTTCTCCTTTTCCAGCATATCAAGTGCTTCCATCAGTTCCTTGTTCATCTCTTTATCCTCCTACCTGTCTCAGAAATCAAACGCCAGCCGGATCAGGGCAATTTCAGGACGGTTAAACAAAATCTCATTGCCGTCCTCCTCAATCGTCACCGTGTCCTTGTCAAAAGCCTTTAAAACACCTGTAAATTCCTTCCGCTTGTCTCTGGCCTTATAAAGCCGGACCTCCACGTCTTTTCCAATGCTTCTGATAAAATCCTTTTCTTTTTTCAAAGGTCTTCCCAGCCCTGGAGAGCTAACCTCTAAAATATAGCTTTCCTCAATAAAGTCCTCTTTGTCCAGCCACTCTCCCAGCCTTCTGCTGATTACCTCGCAGTCGTCTACAGAGATTCCGCCTTCCTTATCAATATAAGCTCTTAAATACCAGGTGCCTGCTTCCTTTACATATTCCACATCTACCAGTTCAAATTTATGCTCTTCCATAAGAGGGAGGAGAAAAGACTCCGTCTTCCATTCATATGTTTCTTTTTTTGTCATCATTACCACCTCTTTTCCTGGTATTTTCTGATCGTCCTTCCGAATCACAGAAAATTGCCTCTAATGATTCAAAAAGAGTGGACTGACGTCCACTCTTTTTATAATCAGTTTATCATGTTATCGTATGTAGTATATCACTGAAATATGTGAAATGCAAGGTTTTTATCTTTATTTCTCATATTTCTAAGGTTTTAGGGGTCTAAATCTTCTTTACTGTAAAAACTGCCACTGATCTGGGACGAAGGATAAACGACCTGTCGATTCTGGTTTCTTCCCCTTCTCTGTAAAAATATCTATTTTGCCCGTCTCCATATGTATTCACGCTTAAATACCAGTTTCCCGCCATACCCAGATCTGGAAGAGTGATGGCCACATCTTCCCAATAAGTATTTACAGATACATAGACAATGTCGTCCCTGCCCTTTTTTTTGTCATATCCTGCAAAGCTTACGGAAAAGGTTCTGGTATCCTTGGAAATAGTCGTTTTCTCCGCCATTACATCATGGACGAGAAGTCCGTCCATGCCGCACACTGCGTCAGGCAGCTTTTTTTGAATAATAGGATGCTGAAACCGAAAGTAAATCATAAACTTAAAAAACTCAAAAAGCTCTCTGTTTTTCTCTAACAGCCCCCAATCCAGCCAGGAGATTTCATTGTCCTGGCAGTAGCAGTTATTATTTCCAAACTGTGTATTTCCAAATTCGTCCCCTGCCAGAAACATAGGAGTTCCCCTGCTGCACATTAACACTGCACAGGCGTTTCGTATCATACGGTACCTTAATTTCAGCACCTCCGGGTCCTCTGTCTCTCCCTCCGTGCCGCAGTTCCAGCTTCGGTTATCATTTCCCCCGTCTGTGTTATTCCATCCGTTAGCCTCATTATGTTTATCATTATAAGAATATAAATCGTACAAGGTAAATCCGTCGTGGCAGGTGAGAAAATTTATACAAGAATTGTACCCTGCATAGCTGCCGTTATAATCAGAGTAAACTCCGCCGTATAAATCTCCTGACCCGCAAATACTCCAGGCTGCCGTCCAGGCGTTCCAACTGTCTCCTTTTAAATACCCTCTTAGGCAGTCCCTGTATCTGCCATTCCACTCCGCCCATCTTTTGCTGGCCGGGAACCTTCCTACCTGATACATGCCGCCCGCATCCCAGGCCTCTGCAATTAACTTTACATTTCCTAATATAGGGTCGTATGCCAGGCTTTTTATAAGAGGAGGATTGCTCATAGGCGTCCCGTCTTCATTTCTCCCCAAAATGCTGGCTAAATCAAACCGGAATCCATCTACCCTGTAATTCACCGTCCAATGTCTTAAACATTCTACTATCAGCTGCTGCACAATAGGATGATTACAGTTTAGTGTATTGCCGCAGCCGCTGAAATTATAGTAATTGCCCTCTGGAGTCAGCATATAATAAATCTTGTTGTCTATTCCTTTAAACGAAAAGGAAGGTCCCAGCTCGTTGCCTTCTGCTGTGTGGTTAAACACAACGTCCAAAATTACTTCTATTCCGTTGTCGTGAAACGTTTTTATCAGCTTTTTTAATTCTGTTCCTTCTTTATTTGGCTCCTCCACCGCGCTGTAACTGGTATTGGGAGCAAAAAATCCAACTGTGTTGTAGCCCCAATAATCCAGAAGCTGTTTTCCGTTCACTGTTCTGGCATTCATAGTTTCATCAAATTCAAATATAGGCATCAGCTCCACTGCGTTGATTCCTAATTCCTTTAAATAAGGAATCTTTTCCTCCAGCCCTGCAAATGTTCCCCTGTGCTGTACCCCTGAGGACGGATGGCGGGTAAAGCCTCTTACGTGCAGCTCATAGATTACCAGGTCGCTCATTTCCCTGTTAGACTGCGGCATAGCTCCCCAGTCAAAGGTGTCCTTTACCACTCTGGCATGGTATGTTCTTTTCTTCCCTTCACCCCACACGCTTTGACCGGCTACCGCTCTGGCGTAAGGGTCCAGGAGCACGTTATTTTTGTCAAATAAAAGTCCCTGTTCAGGGCGGTATTCCCCGTCTATTCTGTAGGCATATTCAAAATCCTCAATATTCAGGCCGAAAACAATCATAGAATATACGTCCCCTATTTTGTAGGACTCCGGGAAAGGCAGAACTGCATAAGGCTCCTCCTCTCCATTGTGAAACAAAAGCAGTTCACAATTTGTGCCTGCGTGAGTGTGAATTGTAAAGTTTACGCCTCCCTGGAACGCCATGGCGCCGTTTACGTCAAACAGCCCCGGCCTGACTGGAAAGCCTCCAATTTCAGCCATAGGTACAATGGGACCGGAATAATCAATAGGATATTTCTGACCGTATAATTTCATTTTTTCTCCGCCTTT
The window above is part of the Lachnoclostridium edouardi genome. Proteins encoded here:
- a CDS encoding DHH family phosphoesterase — encoded protein: MDLLKEKLENVKTAVILGHLNPDGDCAGSCLGMYSFLKDHYPNISSQVYLDHPSEKFQYLRDFDKIKCELPETDTKSDLCICLDSGDRDRLGIFKPFLDNAKDSLVIDHHITNTKYGKDNLVVPDASSTCEVLCSLFGEEKISRATAECLYTGIVHDTGVFQHSNTSRKTMDMAGMLVSKGIPFSKIISDSFYKKTYVQNQILGRALLESVTFMDGKCIFSVVRQKDMEFYGVSSKDMDGIVDQLRITDGVECAIFMYETSFQEFKVSMRSNNIVDVSKIASFFGGGGHIRAAGCNMSGRIHDVINNLAEHIEKQLA
- the rbfA gene encoding 30S ribosome-binding factor RbfA, with the protein product MRKNSIKNTRTNMEVQRTLSEIIRTEIKDPRIHPMTTVVSVDVTPDLKYCKAYVSVLGDEEAAKETVKGLKSAVGYVRRELAHRINLRNTPEITFVLDQSIEYGVNMSRLIDEVTKDLGERENGEESEES
- the infB gene encoding translation initiation factor IF-2, with product MRVNDLAKELGKTNKEILEILQNNQVDVKSHMSNISDDQIAMVKKSVGGGAKPAEGEAPKKKIAAVFRPQNSQQMRSLRPTRSQENAVQQNQQSQSRDGSKEQREGSPVKAQGTAGREGGFNRDNRDGNRPQGGFNRDNRDGNRPQGGYNRDNRDGNRPQGGYNRDNRDGNRPQGGYNRDNRDGNRPQGGYNRDNRDGNRPQGGFNRDNRDGNRPQGGYNRDNRDGNRPQGGYNRDNRDGNRPQGGFNRDNRDGNRPQGGYNRDNRDGNRPQGGFNRDNRDGNRPQGGRRDGGARTSSSFDTPIQAKPQSTRQNKNNYKNDKFDKRDREEDMPIKGTKVSKHPFQMPQKPAETKVEETIKSIVIPEILTIKELAEKMKLQPSAIVKKLFLQGKIVTLNQEIDYEQAEEIALEYDVLCEKEVKVDVIEELLKEEEESEDTMTSRPPVVCVMGHVDHGKTSLLDAIRATNVTAREAGGITQHIGAYVVEINGQEITFLDTPGHEAFTAMRMRGAQATDIAILVVAADDGVMPQTVEAINHAKAAGVEIIVAVNKIDKPSANVDRVKQELSEYELIPEDWGGSTIFVPVSAHTKEGITELLEMILLTAEVKELKANANRKARGLVIEAELDKGKGPVATILVQKGTLHVGENIAVGSCYGKVRAMMDDKGRRVKEAGPSTPVEILGLNDVPGAGEIFMAMDSDKEARHFAETFISEGKNKLLEETKSKLSLDDLFTQIQAGNVKELPIIVKADVQGSVEAVKQSLTKLSNEEVMVKVIHGGVGAINESDVSLASASNAIIIGFNVRPDVTAKSIAEREKVDVRLYRVIYQAIEDVEAAMKGMLDPVFEEKVIGHAVVRQTFKASGVGTIAGAYIMDGKFQRGCSCRITRDGEQIFEGALASLKRFKDDVKEVNTGYECGLVFEKFNDIQEDDMVEAYTMVEVPR
- a CDS encoding L7Ae/L30e/S12e/Gadd45 family ribosomal protein, with translation MKFWKRRWDSLENNKGILNLIGLATKAGRTASGEFSTEKAVKTGKAFLVIVSREASDNTKKKFANMCTYYEVPICIFGNKEELGRAMGKEMRTSLAVTDQGFAKAMVKKLNLNGGSKYESE
- the rnpM gene encoding RNase P modulator RnpM — protein: MSTKKFPQRQCVGCGEMKNKKEMIRVLKTAEGEITLDATGRKNGRGAYICPSVECLKKAVKNRGLDRSFKMTIPKEVYEVLEKEMGQLGE
- the nusA gene encoding transcription termination factor NusA, with the protein product MNKELMEALDMLEKEKNISKDTLLEAIENSLLTACKNHFGKADNVKVNINPVTGDFSVYAEKEVSETVEDDLLQISLAEAKMIDPKYDLGDIVQIPIKSKEFGRIATQNAKNVILQKIREEERKVLYNEYYNMEKDVVTGIVQRYLGKNISINLGRVDAILNETEQVKGEVFKPTERIKLYILEVKDTPKGPRISVSRTHPDLVKRLFESEVAEVKDGTVEIRAIAREAGSRTKIAVSSNDENVDPVGACVGINGARVNSIVNELRGEKIDIINWDDNPAYLIENALSPAKVICVVADEDEKEAQVIVPDYQLSLAIGKEGQNARLAARLTGYKIDIKSETQARELGLFEELGLEGQVENEESYGEEAYEDYQSDNEDNYQEEYQE
- a CDS encoding ribosome maturation factor RimP, encoding MTKKETYEWKTESFLLPLMEEHKFELVDVEYVKEAGTWYLRAYIDKEGGISVDDCEVISRRLGEWLDKEDFIEESYILEVSSPGLGRPLKKEKDFIRSIGKDVEVRLYKARDKRKEFTGVLKAFDKDTVTIEEDGNEILFNRPEIALIRLAFDF
- a CDS encoding glycogen debranching protein; this encodes MKLYGQKYPIDYSGPIVPMAEIGGFPVRPGLFDVNGAMAFQGGVNFTIHTHAGTNCELLLFHNGEEEPYAVLPFPESYKIGDVYSMIVFGLNIEDFEYAYRIDGEYRPEQGLLFDKNNVLLDPYARAVAGQSVWGEGKKRTYHARVVKDTFDWGAMPQSNREMSDLVIYELHVRGFTRHPSSGVQHRGTFAGLEEKIPYLKELGINAVELMPIFEFDETMNARTVNGKQLLDYWGYNTVGFFAPNTSYSAVEEPNKEGTELKKLIKTFHDNGIEVILDVVFNHTAEGNELGPSFSFKGIDNKIYYMLTPEGNYYNFSGCGNTLNCNHPIVQQLIVECLRHWTVNYRVDGFRFDLASILGRNEDGTPMSNPPLIKSLAYDPILGNVKLIAEAWDAGGMYQVGRFPASKRWAEWNGRYRDCLRGYLKGDSWNAWTAAWSICGSGDLYGGVYSDYNGSYAGYNSCINFLTCHDGFTLYDLYSYNDKHNEANGWNNTDGGNDNRSWNCGTEGETEDPEVLKLRYRMIRNACAVLMCSRGTPMFLAGDEFGNTQFGNNNCYCQDNEISWLDWGLLEKNRELFEFFKFMIYFRFQHPIIQKKLPDAVCGMDGLLVHDVMAEKTTISKDTRTFSVSFAGYDKKKGRDDIVYVSVNTYWEDVAITLPDLGMAGNWYLSVNTYGDGQNRYFYREGEETRIDRSFILRPRSVAVFTVKKI